Proteins encoded by one window of Emticicia oligotrophica DSM 17448:
- a CDS encoding RNA polymerase sigma-70 factor — MTLSEQEIISAIKEGDENVFEHVFRKYYQTLCTYANSMLKEIEEAEEIVQNLFLSIWEKREDLEISISFKSYLYRAVHNHCLNRIKHLKVREDHQQYAVNYYEASYESVSQTVIKNELEFKIEEAIKKLPEQCQLIFRMSRFEELKYHEIAEQLNLSPKTVENQIGKALKILRLELAEYLPLLIFFLN; from the coding sequence GTGACTTTATCGGAGCAAGAAATAATCAGTGCAATCAAAGAAGGAGATGAAAATGTTTTCGAACATGTATTTCGGAAATATTATCAGACCCTATGCACGTATGCCAACTCGATGCTCAAAGAAATTGAAGAAGCCGAAGAAATTGTACAAAATCTTTTTTTGAGCATTTGGGAGAAACGAGAAGATTTAGAAATCTCTATTTCCTTTAAATCGTATCTATATCGGGCGGTACATAATCATTGTTTGAATAGAATCAAACACTTGAAAGTTCGAGAAGACCACCAACAATACGCTGTCAATTATTATGAGGCTTCGTATGAATCGGTGAGTCAAACAGTTATAAAAAATGAACTTGAATTTAAAATTGAAGAGGCAATTAAGAAATTACCAGAGCAATGTCAATTGATTTTCAGAATGAGCAGGTTCGAAGAACTTAAATATCACGAAATAGCCGAACAACTCAATCTTTCACCAAAAACGGTTGAAAACCAAATAGGGAAAGCATTAAAAATTTTACGACTCGAACTAGCAGAATATTTACCATTACTCATATTTTTCTTGAATTAG
- a CDS encoding head GIN domain-containing protein encodes MKKMKFAAMLLMAALTLSMISCDVLQTTVDPVYAKQKLFDVKNFDALEIGSAFEITVTKGTDFKIKASGDEKDIDDLIVKERNGTLEVYYKNNWRLRRYRMSIDIEMPDLKKVDFSGATESSIKGFDNLDELEIELSGASKGTFYASARTYDINLSGASILDLEGQTNKIYAELSGASTLNAFNTDAIDASMNLSGASNGRINVSKKLKVTASGASKLRYRGAANVESNLSGSSKVVKE; translated from the coding sequence ATGAAAAAAATGAAATTCGCCGCCATGTTATTGATGGCCGCTCTTACGCTAAGTATGATTTCTTGTGATGTACTACAGACCACGGTTGACCCAGTTTATGCAAAACAAAAATTATTTGATGTGAAAAATTTTGATGCTCTTGAAATAGGAAGTGCTTTTGAGATTACTGTAACTAAAGGAACGGATTTCAAAATAAAAGCATCGGGAGATGAAAAAGACATCGATGATTTAATTGTGAAAGAAAGAAATGGAACTTTGGAGGTTTACTACAAAAATAATTGGCGATTACGCCGATATCGAATGAGTATTGATATTGAAATGCCAGACTTGAAAAAGGTAGATTTTTCGGGAGCTACGGAGTCTAGTATAAAAGGGTTTGATAACTTAGATGAATTGGAAATTGAACTTTCGGGAGCATCGAAAGGAACTTTCTATGCAAGTGCAAGAACTTATGATATTAACTTATCGGGTGCTTCAATACTTGATTTGGAAGGACAAACCAATAAAATTTATGCTGAACTTTCGGGTGCTTCTACCTTGAATGCTTTTAATACTGATGCAATTGATGCTTCTATGAATCTTTCGGGGGCAAGTAATGGTCGAATTAATGTTTCAAAAAAATTGAAAGTAACAGCGAGTGGAGCAAGTAAGCTGCGTTATCGTGGAGCGGCCAACGTTGAATCAAATCTATCTGGAAGCAGTAAGGTTGTTAAAGAATAA
- a CDS encoding YybH family protein gives MITLDFAKSFAEEWIDAWNSHDLDRILSHYTDDFSITTPMAAKLYPQSNGIVVGKEEVRKYWTIGLERIPNLKFELIELLIGIDGITIYYLNTATNKKAAEVMTFDKNLMVNQINVYYSE, from the coding sequence ATGATAACATTGGACTTTGCCAAATCTTTTGCAGAAGAATGGATAGACGCTTGGAATTCGCATGACCTTGATAGAATTTTGAGCCATTATACCGATGACTTCTCTATAACAACGCCAATGGCGGCCAAACTTTACCCGCAAAGCAATGGTATTGTTGTAGGAAAAGAGGAAGTTAGAAAATATTGGACGATTGGCTTAGAGCGAATCCCGAATTTAAAATTTGAGTTAATCGAACTTTTGATTGGAATTGATGGCATCACGATTTATTATTTGAATACAGCGACTAATAAAAAGGCGGCTGAAGTGATGACATTCGATAAAAATTTGATGGTTAATCAAATAAATGTATATTATTCTGAATAA
- a CDS encoding FecR family protein has translation MTPNQPISENLLGKYLAQETDAQESALVEDWLRKDPKNQKELNDYQFILAQIANSKAENSDEQVVVNVDAAWKKVKAKMEPNPNQKNIKAKQSKLLFFTPVRIAASITLLLAASLAILFMRKKEPDIITLKTQNQTLEQKLPDGSVVFLNSNTQLSYPTDFEGDTREINLSGEAFFNVKRNEQKPFIIHANGTDVKVLGTSFNVKAYTTNVKVSVESGKVEFKHKKQKTLLVKGEEAEFEAAKDTIKKAILTDKNIFAYHTKTFIFENSSLEHVLTVLSENYHKKIVLKNNAIKSCRLTTTFNNESLPNALNVIAETLNLKVIIEGEKYIIDGTGCGTLSNAQ, from the coding sequence ATGACCCCTAACCAACCAATATCCGAAAACCTTTTAGGCAAATACTTGGCTCAGGAAACTGATGCCCAAGAATCGGCATTAGTTGAGGATTGGTTAAGGAAAGACCCAAAAAACCAAAAAGAACTAAACGATTACCAGTTTATCTTGGCACAAATTGCCAATAGTAAAGCCGAAAATTCAGACGAGCAGGTAGTTGTTAATGTTGATGCCGCGTGGAAAAAGGTGAAGGCTAAAATGGAGCCAAATCCTAACCAAAAAAATATTAAAGCTAAGCAAAGTAAACTCCTTTTTTTTACGCCTGTTCGCATCGCAGCAAGTATCACTTTACTTTTAGCTGCCAGCCTTGCGATATTATTCATGCGTAAAAAAGAACCTGACATCATTACGCTCAAAACTCAAAATCAAACCCTAGAACAAAAGCTTCCTGATGGCTCAGTTGTCTTTCTTAATTCAAATACTCAATTAAGCTATCCAACAGATTTTGAGGGTGATACCCGTGAAATTAATCTTTCGGGTGAGGCTTTTTTTAATGTCAAACGCAATGAGCAAAAGCCTTTTATCATCCACGCCAACGGCACTGATGTAAAGGTTCTTGGCACTTCTTTTAATGTAAAAGCTTACACCACCAACGTAAAAGTAAGTGTAGAATCGGGCAAAGTTGAATTTAAGCACAAAAAACAAAAAACACTTTTAGTAAAAGGCGAGGAGGCTGAATTTGAGGCTGCCAAAGACACCATCAAAAAAGCAATTTTAACTGATAAAAATATTTTTGCTTACCATACAAAAACATTCATTTTTGAAAATTCAAGTCTTGAACATGTGCTAACTGTTTTAAGTGAAAACTATCACAAGAAAATTGTACTGAAAAACAATGCCATTAAGAGCTGTCGCTTAACTACTACTTTCAATAACGAAAGCTTACCAAATGCCCTCAATGTAATTGCAGAAACGCTTAATCTTAAAGTTATAATCGAAGGAGAAAAATATATTATTGATGGGACAGGATGTGGAACATTAAGCAATGCTCAGTAA